In Zalophus californianus isolate mZalCal1 chromosome 4, mZalCal1.pri.v2, whole genome shotgun sequence, the following proteins share a genomic window:
- the CD164L2 gene encoding CD164 sialomucin-like 2 protein isoform X2 encodes MAAPGPRALRVALCGGCCCLLLCAQLAVAGKGARGFGRGALLRLNIWPAVRGACKQLELCEHCVEGHKAHNLSGCVWEQCRPEEPGHCVAQAEVKEGCSVYNRSESCPAAHHYSTYEPKTVTTGSPPVPEAHSPGFDGASFIGGVVLVLSLQAAAFFVLRFLKAKDSTYQTL; translated from the exons ATGGCCGCGCCGGGACCCCGCGCCTTACGGGTCGCGCTCTGCGGCGGCTGCTGCTGCCTTCTCCTGTGTGCCCAGCTTGCTGTCGCTG GTAAAGGAGCTCGAGGCTTTGGGCGGGGAGCCCTGCTCCGCCTGAATATCTGGCCAGCTGTCCGAGGGGCCTGCAAACAGCTCGAGCTCTGTGAGCATTGTGTGGAGGGGCACAAAGCACACAACCTCTCCGGCTGCGTGTGGGAGCAGTGTCGGCCAGAGGAGCCAG GACACTGTGTGGCCCAAGCTGAGGTCAAGGAAGGTTGTTCTGTCTACAACCGCTCAGAGTCGTGTCCAG CTGCCCACCACTACTCCACCTATGAACCAAAGACAGTCACAACAG GGAGCCCCCCAGTTCCCGAAGCCCACAGCCCTGGCTTTGACGGGGCCAGCTTCATTGGGGGCGTTGTGCTAGTGCTGAGCCTGCAGGCAGCAGCCTTCTTCGTCTTACGCTTCCTCAAGGCCAAGGACAGCACCTACCAGACACTGTGA
- the GPR3 gene encoding G-protein coupled receptor 3, translating to MWGAGSPLAWLSAGSGNVNVSSAGSAEGPTGPAAPLPSPRAWDVVLCISGTLVSCENALVVAIIVGTPTFRAPMFLLVGSLAVADLLAGLGLVLHFAAVFCIGSAEMSLVLVGVLAMAFTASVGSLLAITVDRYLSLYNALTYYSETTVTRTYVMLALVWGGALGLGLLPVLAWNCLDARSTCGVVYPLSKNHLVVLAIAFFMVFGIMLQLYAQICRIVCRHAQQIALQRHLLPASHYVATRKGIATLAVVLGAFAACWLPFTVYCLLGGAHSPPLYTYLTLLPATYNSMINPIIYAFRNQDVQKVLWAICCCCSSSKIPFRSRSPSDV from the coding sequence ATGTGGGGTGCAGGCAGCCCCCTGGCTTGGCTCTCCGCTGGCTCAGGCAACGTGAATGTGAGCAGCGCGGGCTCAGCAGAAGGGCCCACAGGCCCAGCCGCACCACTGCCCTCACCCAGGGCCTGGGATGTGGTGCTGTGCATCTCAGGCACCCTGGTGAGCTGTGAGAACGCGCTGGTGGTGGCCATCATTGTGGGCACTCCCACCTTCCGTGCCCCCATGTTCCTGCTGGTGGGCAGCCTGGCTGTGGCCGACCTGCTGGCAGGCCTGGGCCTGGTCCTGCACTTTGCTGCTGTGTTCTGCATTGGCTCGGCGGAGATGAGCCTGGTGCTGGTTGGTGTGCTGGCCATGGCCTTTACTGCCAGTGTGGGCAGCCTACTGGCCATCACCGTCGATCGCTACCTTTCTCTGTACAACGCCCTCACCTACTATTCAGAGACAACGGTGACTCGGACCTATGTGATGCTGGCCCTAGTGTGGGGGGGTGCACTGGGCCTGGGGCTTCTGCCTGTGCTGGCCTGGAACTGTCTGGATGCCCGGTCCACATGTGGCGTGGTATATCCACTCTCCAAGAACCATCTGGTGGTCCTGGCCATTGCCTTCTTCATGGTGTTTGGCATCATGTTGCAGCTCTATGCCCAGATCTGCCGCATCGTCTGCCGCCATGCCCAGCAGATTGCCCTCCAGCGGCATCTGCTGCCCGCCTCCCACTACGTGGCCACCCGAAAGGGCATTGCCACACTGGCCGTGGTGCTTGGCGCCTTTGCTGCCTGTTGGCTGCCCTTCACTGTCTACTGCCTGCTGGGGggtgcccactccccacccctctaCACCTATCTCACCCTGCTCCCTGCAACCTATAACTCCATGATCAACCCCATCATCTACGCCTTCCGCAACCAGGACGTGCAGAAGGTGCTGTGGGCCATTTGCTGTTGTTGCTCCTCTTCCAAGATCCCCTTCCGGTCCCGTTCCCCCAGTGATGTCTAG
- the CD164L2 gene encoding CD164 sialomucin-like 2 protein isoform X1, whose product MAAPGPRALRVALCGGCCCLLLCAQLAVAGKGARGFGRGALLRLNIWPAVRGACKQLELCEHCVEGHKAHNLSGCVWEQCRPEEPGHCVAQAEVKEGCSVYNRSESCPAAHHYSTYEPKTVTTGSPPVPEAHSPGFDGASFIGGVVLVLSLQAAAFFVLRFLKAKDSTYQTLI is encoded by the exons ATGGCCGCGCCGGGACCCCGCGCCTTACGGGTCGCGCTCTGCGGCGGCTGCTGCTGCCTTCTCCTGTGTGCCCAGCTTGCTGTCGCTG GTAAAGGAGCTCGAGGCTTTGGGCGGGGAGCCCTGCTCCGCCTGAATATCTGGCCAGCTGTCCGAGGGGCCTGCAAACAGCTCGAGCTCTGTGAGCATTGTGTGGAGGGGCACAAAGCACACAACCTCTCCGGCTGCGTGTGGGAGCAGTGTCGGCCAGAGGAGCCAG GACACTGTGTGGCCCAAGCTGAGGTCAAGGAAGGTTGTTCTGTCTACAACCGCTCAGAGTCGTGTCCAG CTGCCCACCACTACTCCACCTATGAACCAAAGACAGTCACAACAG GGAGCCCCCCAGTTCCCGAAGCCCACAGCCCTGGCTTTGACGGGGCCAGCTTCATTGGGGGCGTTGTGCTAGTGCTGAGCCTGCAGGCAGCAGCCTTCTTCGTCTTACGCTTCCTCAAGGCCAAGGACAGCACCTACCAGACACT AATCTGA